The DNA sequence AAATCTGCTGGACAAAATCTTCAGGGAAAACAAAATACACGCCGCAATACACTTCGCAGGCCTTAAAGCCGTTGGCGAATCTGTCGGCAAACCGCTTGACTACTACGAAAACAACGTCTGCGGCACACTCTCGCTTGTAAAAGCGATGGCAAAAGCCGGCTGCAAAAACATAATATTCAGCTCCTCCGCAACCGTCTACGGCGACGCAAAAGAAATCCCCTCCACGGAAAAAACGCCGAAACAAAACTGCACGAACCCCTACGGCTGGACAAAATGGATGACGGAACAGCTGCTTGCAGACCTGTATGCGTCAGACAAGGCGTGGAATGTTATGCTGCTGCGCTACTTCAACCCCATAGGCGCCCACAAAAGCGGACTTATCGGGGAAAACCCCAACGGAATACCCAACAACCTCATGCCCTACGTAACACAGGTCGCAGCCGGAAAACTCAAACAGCTCAGCATATTCGGCAATGACTACGCTACGGAAGACGGCACCGGAATCCGCGACTACATACACGTAACAGACCTTGCTGACGGACACGTTGCCGCGCTCGAAAAACTCGACGGCGCAGGGCTTCGAATCTACAACCTCGGAACAGGAAAAGGCACCTCGGTGCTTCAACTGCTCTCCGCCTTTGAAAAAGTCAACGGCATAAAAATACCGTACACGATAAAACCGCGCCGCGCAGGCGACGTGGCAGTCAGCCTCTGCTCCCCCGCCCTTGCGGAAAAAGAACTCGGCTGGAAAGCAAAATACGGCATTGAAGACATGTGCCGCGACGCCTGGAACTGGCAGAAACAAAACCCCAACGGCTACGAAACAGACGAAGCGGATACAACGGGCGGCAAGACTTCCCCTTCGTCATTAACGCGAAACGAAAGCCGCGGCGGACAAATCACCGTAGGCTGCATTCTGCCGCGCGAAACAAACGAAAACGCGAAACAAAGCGCTCAATTTCAAAACTTCGCGCAAAAATTTCAGGAAATATACCCCGCAGAACACATAACGCCAAAAATCTGCTTTACAGCCTTTGAACAGACAGAAAAGGCAGAAAAAATATCGGAATGCAGCGTACTCTTTGCATACATAAACAGCCCGGACAAAACAGCCGCGGAAACGCAGCTTTGCCGCGCGATGTCATACGCAAAACCCTTGCTCTGCGCCGCAGACGCGGACAGCTTCAGCCGCGCGGCGGAAATTATCAAAGCGGCAGACTGCGGCTTTGCCTTTCCGGCAGACGACAGCGTCGCCGGAATTGGAAGACTGCGGACACTCTGCAGCCTGATCCCCGAAGAAAGAAACAAAATGGGGCGTCAGGGCTTGAACTATGCGGGAAAAAAGAATATGAGCGTAAAAATGCAGAAAGATATAACAAAATGAAAGTTTTGTTCACAGCCACCGTCGCGCAGCATATCAATGCATTTCATATCCCGTACCTGAAAATGTTTCAGGAAAATGGATATAAAACCTGTGTTGCGACCAATTTTAAAGACTTTGAAAAGAAACTTGCATACTGCAACGTTCAGTATGATGTACCGTTTGAAAGAAACCCGTTCAAACTTAACAATCTGACCGCTTATTCAAAAATAAAAAAGATTATTGCAGACAACAAATTTGAAATTATACATTGTCATACTCCTGTCGGCAGTGTTTTAACACGGCTTGCAGCGCGAAAATACAGGAAAAACGGAAAATGCAGGGTAATATACACGGCGCACGGATTTCATTTCTACAAAGGAGCGCCGCTCATAAACTGGCTGCTGTATTTCCCCGCGGAATGGATATGCAGCTTCTTTACGGACGTGCTGATAACGATAAACAAAGAAGATTACGAATTTGCGAAAAAACATCTGCACGCTGAAAGAACTGAATATGTTCCGGGCGTAGGAATTGATTTAGAGAAATTCTCAAATAAAATCAGCGACGAAGAAAAACAGCGCATACGCGCTGAACTTGACTTAATGCCGGAGGATAAATTGATTTTATCTGTTGGGGAATTAAACAGAAACAAAAATCATGAAATTGTTATCCGTGCTTTGGGAAAACTGCACGATCAAAAGCTGCACTACGCAATAGCCGGTAAGGGTGAGTTAAAAGATTATTTGCAAAGTTTGGCTAAGCAGCGTGGCGTAAAATTGTATTTGCTGGGCTTTAGGACAGACGTGAAAGAACTTTATCAAAGTGCGGATATGTTTGTATTTCCGTCAAAGCGTGAAGGATTATCGGTGGCTCTTATGGAGGCAATTGCAAGCAAAACGCCGGTGCTTTGTTCAAAAATCCGCGGTAATACTGATTTAGTCACAGAAGAAAATCTGTTTGACCTTAATAATATCCGGCAACTAACCGACAAAATTTCAAGCTGCAGCCCGATATCTGCAACGGAAGAAAATTTTGCAAACTTAAAGCCTTTTTCTTTAGAAACTGTAACCGCAAAAATGAGGGCAATATATGAAATTTAGTATCATTGTTCCAATCTATAATGTTGAAAAATATCTCGAACAATGTGTAGATAGCCTAATCTGTCAGACTTACAGGGATATTGAAATTATCCTCGTTGACGACGGCTCTCCCGACCGCTGTCCGCAAATGTGTGACGAGTATGCGCTGAAAGACGCAAAAATCAAAGTGATCCATAAAGCAAACGGCGGGCTCGTATCTGCAAGACAAGCTGGAACAGAAATAGCAACCGGTGACTACATTGTACCGGTTGACGGAGATGACTGGGTTGTTTCAAATTACGTTGAGAAGTTTGCTGAAGCGGCAGAGAAATATAATGCAGATATAATCTGCTGCGGTTATTATAAGGCGTTTGAAGATAACAGAAATCTTGCAGTTTTTATGCCGGACAGAGCAGGTTTTTATTCAAGAGAAGACATTGAACGGGAAATATTTCCAAAATT is a window from the Candidatus Equadaptatus faecalis genome containing:
- a CDS encoding glycosyltransferase; amino-acid sequence: MFQENGYKTCVATNFKDFEKKLAYCNVQYDVPFERNPFKLNNLTAYSKIKKIIADNKFEIIHCHTPVGSVLTRLAARKYRKNGKCRVIYTAHGFHFYKGAPLINWLLYFPAEWICSFFTDVLITINKEDYEFAKKHLHAERTEYVPGVGIDLEKFSNKISDEEKQRIRAELDLMPEDKLILSVGELNRNKNHEIVIRALGKLHDQKLHYAIAGKGELKDYLQSLAKQRGVKLYLLGFRTDVKELYQSADMFVFPSKREGLSVALMEAIASKTPVLCSKIRGNTDLVTEENLFDLNNIRQLTDKISSCSPISATEENFANLKPFSLETVTAKMRAIYEI
- the galE gene encoding UDP-glucose 4-epimerase GalE; its protein translation is MSGRNGRKILVTGGAGYIGSHTLVSLAKAGCETLVLDNLCNSSEKALARVEKITGKAVKFIFGDVRDKNLLDKIFRENKIHAAIHFAGLKAVGESVGKPLDYYENNVCGTLSLVKAMAKAGCKNIIFSSSATVYGDAKEIPSTEKTPKQNCTNPYGWTKWMTEQLLADLYASDKAWNVMLLRYFNPIGAHKSGLIGENPNGIPNNLMPYVTQVAAGKLKQLSIFGNDYATEDGTGIRDYIHVTDLADGHVAALEKLDGAGLRIYNLGTGKGTSVLQLLSAFEKVNGIKIPYTIKPRRAGDVAVSLCSPALAEKELGWKAKYGIEDMCRDAWNWQKQNPNGYETDEADTTGGKTSPSSLTRNESRGGQITVGCILPRETNENAKQSAQFQNFAQKFQEIYPAEHITPKICFTAFEQTEKAEKISECSVLFAYINSPDKTAAETQLCRAMSYAKPLLCAADADSFSRAAEIIKAADCGFAFPADDSVAGIGRLRTLCSLIPEERNKMGRQGLNYAGKKNMSVKMQKDITK